The genomic window CGTGGGAGAAGCGGCCGCGGGGGAGGTGACCGATCCAGCGCCCCAGGAGGGCGTAGTCCAGGCCCTTGACGCGAAAGGCACGACGCGCCACCCAGCCCCACACGTCCATCAGGGCGGACCCACCGACGCCGATGAGGGCGCCACGCAGCACCAGGTCGAGGGTGTCCATCACACGCGCCTCCACGGTGTCCCCGACGCCCTGACGTAGTGCCGCCAGACGTGGTCCCAGGGCGTCACAGCGAGGATGATCACAACCAGCCACACGCTGGCCAGCACGCTGCTCAGCTGAGCGTCATGATCGCCCGCGACGAGGTAGGGCAGCCCGACGGCGGCGAGCCAGATCAGCTTCCAGAGCGACTCGAAGACCAGCACGGGCAGCATCGCCATGGGGTGCCTCAGGCCCAGGAGGGCGAGGAGGGACATGGCGGTCAGGAGCGTCGCGACGACGCCCTCGTAGACGGGCAGTGATGCGATGCCACCGTCACGGAAGAAGAGGGGCCACTTGACCAGAGCCAGTCCGACGACCATCAGGAGGTAGCCAACCCGCATGAGGTTCACGCGGTAGGCCGGCAGCGGCGCGTCGGCCTGCGTGGTGACCTGTGTGTCCGCCCGGGTGGTGGTCATGACGTCCGCCCACCCTCCGCGGCGTGCAGGCCGGGCCACGGACTGCCGGGGGCGGCCGGGACCGTGTCGAGGCGGGCCACGGCGTCGGGTCGGAATCCCTTGACCACCAGGTAGACACCGAGCGAGAACTCCCAGGTCGCGATCGGCAGCACGGCCACCAGCGCCAGGACCTCGGCGAGGTCACCAGAGAACCCGAGCAGGGTGGCGGTGTTGTAGGTGAGCAGCGTGGCGGCGCCGACGAAGCCGAGCACGGGAAGGCCCCGGGGGACCAGTCGTGACTGGAAGAGCAGGGAGCCGAGGAGCAGGGCGTTGAGAGTCGGGATGAAGCCCTGACTGACGAGGAAAACCCGGTCGTAGAACGTCGCCAGGGTCTGGCCCATCAGCGCGGCATCGGCACCCGCTCCGTCCTGCCGCAGGCTCACGATCGTCCAGAGGCTCGCCACGCCCACGAAGATGAGCGTTCCCTCCAGGATCCGTGCTCCGACAAAACCCATCGCCCGCGTCTCGCTCTGGCGTCGCACGACGGGGTAGAGCGCGATCGCTGTGCCGATGCAGGCAAGCCCGACGATGAGCTCGAGGGCTCCACCGAGGAAGACGCCGGTGTCCGAGCCGGTGCCGGTCAGGAAGCCGGCTTCCTTCACGGGTCCATAGAGAGCGAGGGTCGGGATCGAGACGAAGGTGAGGAGATACATGGCGCCCGACCACAGGGACGCTCTCCTCATCCGATCGGGCGGCGCTGCCGCCCTCGTCGTGTTCGTGCTGGTCCTGGTGTTCGCGGTGGTGATCATGGCTGGTTGCCCTTCTTGATGGCCTGCGGTGGTGGGACTGGGACAGCTGCGACCGAGACGAGTGGGAGTCCCAGGTCGCGGAGCCTGGCCAGGAGCCCGTGCAGGGCTGCCTGGTCGGCGACGTGGCCGCGCAGGAGCGTGCTGCCGTCGGCCTGTGGCTCGATGGTCATGCCGTCGAACCATGAGGCCCACCGTTGGTCGAGGTGCTGCTGGAGGCGGATCTCGAACCATTCCGGTTCGTGCGCGGTGTTCATGTCTCGCACGCTAGGAGCGGCCCTGGTGAGCCGTCGTCACCACATGTGGTGATCCGGGTGGTGATCTCGCCGGCTCAGCGGCCAGCGCCGCGCGTCAACAGCCCCAGCTGGTGCGCCCTGCTGACAGCCGCGCGACGGTTGGTGACACCGAGTTTGGTGTAGATGTGCCGGGTGTGTGTCCGCACCGTGTTGAGGGACACGAAGAGCTCGCGGGCGATGGCGGGTCCTGCGAGGTCGGAGCCGAGAAGGCGCAGCACGTCGAGCTCGCGGTCACTCAGCGGGTCCGGCAGCGCTGCGACAGACTCCGTCGCAGCGCGTGCTGGGAGCAGGTCACCCGCCCGACGTGCCAGCAGGTGCTGCACGAATGATGGGTCAGACCGGCGGGAGGCCAGCGCGCCCAGCAGCTCGCCCATGCCAGGACCTGAGTCGAGGAACAACCGGACCCAGCCCTGCGGCTCCGCCAGGTCCACCGCGTGCCCGAGCGCGTCCAGTGCCAGCTTCTCGGCTCCCGCCGCGTGGTGCGCCAGGGCACGCAGGGCCTCGAGCTCGATCAG from Ornithinimicrobium cryptoxanthini includes these protein-coding regions:
- a CDS encoding DUF4386 domain-containing protein, whose amino-acid sequence is MYLLTFVSIPTLALYGPVKEAGFLTGTGSDTGVFLGGALELIVGLACIGTAIALYPVVRRQSETRAMGFVGARILEGTLIFVGVASLWTIVSLRQDGAGADAALMGQTLATFYDRVFLVSQGFIPTLNALLLGSLLFQSRLVPRGLPVLGFVGAATLLTYNTATLLGFSGDLAEVLALVAVLPIATWEFSLGVYLVVKGFRPDAVARLDTVPAAPGSPWPGLHAAEGGRTS